The following are encoded together in the Neospora caninum Liverpool complete genome, chromosome IV genome:
- a CDS encoding putative S1 RNA-binding domain containing protein encodes MKCSTTNLGRLSILAMIENPRLQRKDKMESHSRQTFIRVLSKGFSLTAPLLKGGLDCGPHVVWQQVPNLDKEGLLHISRISDQRVENVEDVLAVGQEIWVKVLSQEDGKLRLCMKSVNQHDGTERESLRQTFSHRGEGGGIKTPELDSIHQGTVRRIQDFGAFVSIDGFDRDGLLHISCISSQKLDRVDDVLAVGDKVWVKVTKVEAGGKYGLDMRGISQKDGADNDPNNLSRSRGTRAKTQKQERITIDAIYNIACQRCGGKGHMAHECYNTGGNKYEMLEDDEPQRPGQSTVAQPAFATDANAVPISPTAAAKISKEWKKTHKEGEKKDRGKKKKHKKRKASSSSSDTYSSDSDDSKSSRDSNHKKKSRKRKRNDKSSKHRKKAARNH; translated from the exons TTGAAATGTTCGACGACGAATTTGGGGAGGCTTTCGATCCTCGCTATGATCGAGAACCCTCGCCTTcagaggaaagacaaaaTGGAAAGCCACAGTCGACAGACATTCATAAGGGTGTTGTCAAAAGGCTTCAGTCTTACGGCGCCTTTGTTAAA AGGCGGTCTTGACTGTGGACCTCACGTGGTGTGGCAACAGGTACCAAACCTAGACAAAGAGGGGCTGCTGCACATTTCTAGAATTTCTGACCAACGAGTGGAAAATGTCGAGGACGTCTTGGCGGTTGGCCAGGAAATCTGGGTAAAG GTACTAAGtcaagaagacggaaagctTCGCTTGTGCATGAAAAGCGTCAACCAGCATGACGGCACTGAAAGGGAGTCGCTGCGTCAAACCTTCAGCCAccgcggagagggaggagggaTAAAAACTCCGGAGCTGGACTCGATTCACCAAGGAACTGTTCGGCGGATTCAAGATTTCGGAGCATTTGTGTCA ATAGATGGATTTGACAGGGATGGTTTGTTGCACATTTCGTGTATCTCGAGCCAAAAGCTCGACAGAGTGGACGACGTGCTGGCCGTGGGTGATAAGGTCTGGGTGAAG GTGACCAAAGTGGAGGCAGGCGGCAAATATGGCCTGGACATGAGAGGAATCAGCCAAAAAGATGGAGCGGACAATGACCCAAACAACCTCTCTCGGTCACGGGGAACCCGTGCCAAAACGCAAAAGCAAGAACGGATAACGATCGACGCGATCTACAACATCGCGTGCCAGCGGTGTGGAGG gaaAGGCCACATGGCGCACGAGTGCTATAATACAGGAG GGAACAAGTATGAAATGCTGGAGGACGACGAGCCACAACGTCCTGGACAGTCGACTGTGGCACAGCCCGCGTTTGCCACAGATGCAAATGCTGTCCCGATTTCTCCCACGGCTGCAGCGAAGATATCCAAggagtggaagaagacacacaaagaaggggaaaagaaggaccgaggcaaaaagaaaaaacacaaaaagCGCAAAGCTTCGAGCAGCAGTTCGGACACGTATAGTAGTGACAGTGACGACAGCAAGAGCTCGCGCGATTCCAATCACAAGAAAAAGtcacgaaagagaaaacggaacgaCAAGTCTTCGAAACATCGAAAGAAAGCAGCAAGGAATCACTGA